The following proteins are co-located in the Noviherbaspirillum sp. UKPF54 genome:
- a CDS encoding RimK family protein, which translates to MNILFVVSQQQDWPSDIPGVTVIPAQTYLMDPAYGDSNSTKVFNLCRTYRYQSDGYYVSLLAEARGHQPVPDVEAMKSLQSESLVQDITEKLGDLIDCALARDSEDFIDLNIYFGRDSAQEQRRRHQPLADALFKMLRAPVLHARFERANERWHLCGIYSGSVRDIPQHDRDCAAQAAIDFLREQKIRSTTPARRKPSLAILYDAERSECPSNAEAMRKFVDAAGVLDMQAELIARKDAGRLADFDALFIRETTNVNHYTYQLSRQAADSGLVVIDDPDSILRCTNKIYLAELLARHHIPIPKTMVVHQGNVEQIVSTLGLPCILKQPDSAFSLGVVKVESEAQLLAKVSELLRESELVLAQEFLPTEFDWRVAVLDQRPLFVCKYYMAPGHWQIIKHESQHSYEGRTEALSVGEAPDEVIKTAVAAANLIGDGFYGVDLKQVGSQVCVIEINDNPNVDAGNEDAVLGDALYREVMGVFRKRIEALRGNIT; encoded by the coding sequence ATGAATATCCTTTTCGTCGTAAGTCAGCAGCAAGATTGGCCCAGCGACATCCCAGGCGTCACCGTCATCCCTGCACAAACCTACCTGATGGACCCGGCCTACGGGGACAGCAACTCCACCAAAGTCTTCAACCTCTGCCGCACCTACCGTTACCAGAGCGACGGCTACTACGTGTCGCTGCTGGCGGAAGCGCGCGGCCACCAGCCGGTACCGGACGTGGAAGCGATGAAATCGCTGCAATCGGAAAGCCTGGTGCAGGACATCACCGAAAAGCTCGGCGATCTGATCGACTGCGCGCTGGCGCGCGACAGCGAGGATTTCATCGACCTGAACATCTACTTCGGGCGGGATAGCGCGCAAGAGCAGCGACGGCGCCACCAGCCGCTGGCCGATGCGCTGTTCAAGATGCTGCGCGCGCCGGTGCTGCACGCCCGCTTCGAACGCGCCAACGAGCGCTGGCACCTGTGCGGCATCTATTCCGGCAGCGTGCGCGACATCCCCCAGCATGACCGCGACTGCGCGGCGCAGGCGGCGATCGACTTCCTGCGCGAGCAAAAGATCCGCTCCACGACGCCGGCCCGCAGGAAGCCGTCGCTGGCGATCCTGTACGATGCCGAGCGCTCCGAATGCCCATCCAATGCGGAAGCAATGCGCAAGTTCGTCGACGCCGCCGGCGTGCTCGACATGCAGGCGGAACTGATCGCGCGCAAGGATGCGGGCCGACTGGCCGATTTCGACGCGCTGTTCATCCGCGAAACCACCAACGTCAACCACTACACCTACCAGCTGTCGCGCCAGGCGGCCGACTCGGGCCTGGTGGTGATCGACGATCCGGACTCGATCCTGCGCTGCACCAACAAGATCTACCTGGCCGAACTGCTGGCGCGCCACCACATCCCGATCCCGAAGACGATGGTGGTCCACCAGGGCAACGTCGAGCAGATCGTGTCGACCCTGGGCCTGCCGTGCATCCTGAAGCAGCCCGATTCGGCGTTTTCGCTGGGCGTGGTGAAGGTCGAATCGGAGGCGCAACTGCTGGCCAAGGTCAGCGAGCTGCTGCGCGAGTCGGAACTGGTGCTGGCGCAGGAATTCCTGCCCACCGAATTCGACTGGCGCGTCGCGGTGCTCGACCAGCGCCCCCTGTTCGTCTGCAAGTACTACATGGCGCCCGGCCACTGGCAAATCATCAAGCACGAGTCGCAGCACAGTTACGAGGGCCGCACCGAGGCGCTGTCGGTGGGCGAGGCGCCCGACGAGGTGATCAAGACGGCGGTGGCGGCCGCCAACCTGATCGGCGACGGCTTCTATGGCGTGGACCTGAAGCAGGTCGGCAGCCAGGTGTGCGTGATCGAGATCAACGACAACCCGAACGTGGACGCCGGCAATGAAGACGCGGTGCTGGGCGATGCGCTGTACCGCGAGGTGATGGGCGTGTTCCGCAAGCGCATCGAGGCGCTCAGGGGAAACATCACATGA
- a CDS encoding C39 family peptidase, with the protein MSHPVLELPVKILPQPDETTCGPTCLHSVYRYWGEDEELAEVIARAGRLEHGGTFAVFLACDALAKGYKATIYTYNLTVFDPTWFAPGVDIADRLRRQREIKMDYRLQHATTGYLEFLSRGGRLRLLDLSRYLIRGILRRGLPIITGLSSTYLYRVPREYGPEDKPDDVRGLPSGHFVVIAGYDRERRQVLVVDPYAKNPYASAHEYWLSIDRVVNAVLLGIVTHDANLLIIHPPRPGRQEVP; encoded by the coding sequence GTGAGCCATCCCGTACTGGAACTCCCTGTCAAGATTCTCCCGCAGCCGGACGAGACCACCTGCGGCCCGACCTGCCTGCACTCGGTGTACCGCTACTGGGGCGAGGACGAGGAACTCGCCGAGGTCATCGCGCGCGCCGGCCGGCTGGAGCACGGCGGCACCTTCGCGGTGTTTCTCGCGTGCGATGCGCTGGCCAAGGGCTACAAGGCGACGATCTATACCTACAACCTGACCGTGTTCGACCCGACCTGGTTCGCGCCGGGGGTCGACATCGCCGACCGCCTGCGCCGGCAGCGCGAAATCAAGATGGATTACCGGCTGCAACACGCCACCACCGGCTACCTGGAATTCCTTTCGCGCGGCGGCCGGCTGCGCCTGCTGGACCTGTCGCGCTATTTGATCCGCGGCATCCTGCGGCGCGGCCTGCCGATCATTACCGGCCTGTCTTCGACCTACCTGTACCGGGTACCGCGCGAATACGGCCCGGAAGACAAGCCCGACGACGTGCGCGGCCTGCCCTCCGGGCATTTCGTGGTGATCGCCGGCTATGACCGCGAGCGCCGCCAGGTGCTGGTGGTCGACCCGTACGCCAAGAATCCCTACGCCAGCGCGCACGAGTACTGGCTGAGTATCGACCGTGTCGTCAATGCGGTACTGCTCGGCATCGTCACGCACGATGCGAACCTGCTTATCATTCACCCCCCCAGACCGGGGCGACAGGAAGTACCATGA
- a CDS encoding N-formylglutamate amidohydrolase produces MPFPTHFLITCEHAGNRIPSRYRDFFRDRQALLHTHRGYDLGALRLAREMSSLLDAPLLVSTISRLLVDLNRSLGHPEAFSEVTRALPAELREEIIARYYQPYRNKAETMIAQAIDGGARVVHVSCHSFTPELDGEVRDADIGLLYDPDRGAEVELCRRWRVALHVYAAALKARMNYPYEGTADGFTVYLRRRFGADRYLGIELEINQKHVRADGAPHWRAVRHAILEALRSAAPQALPA; encoded by the coding sequence ATGCCCTTCCCCACCCATTTCCTCATCACCTGCGAGCACGCCGGCAACCGCATCCCCTCGCGCTACCGCGATTTCTTCCGCGACCGGCAAGCCCTGCTGCATACCCATCGCGGCTACGACCTCGGCGCGCTGCGCCTGGCGCGCGAGATGTCGTCGCTGCTGGACGCGCCGCTGCTGGTGTCGACCATCAGCCGCCTGCTGGTCGACCTGAACCGCTCGCTCGGCCATCCGGAAGCGTTTTCGGAAGTCACGCGCGCACTGCCGGCGGAATTGCGCGAGGAAATCATCGCCCGCTACTACCAGCCCTACCGCAACAAGGCCGAAACCATGATCGCGCAGGCCATCGACGGCGGCGCGCGCGTGGTCCACGTGTCCTGCCACAGCTTCACGCCGGAACTGGACGGCGAGGTGCGCGACGCCGATATCGGCCTGCTGTACGACCCGGATCGCGGCGCGGAGGTAGAGCTGTGCCGTCGCTGGCGCGTGGCGCTGCACGTCTATGCCGCAGCGCTCAAGGCGCGCATGAATTATCCGTACGAGGGCACGGCGGACGGTTTCACGGTTTACCTGCGGCGGCGCTTCGGCGCCGACCGCTACCTCGGCATCGAACTGGAGATCAACCAGAAGCACGTGCGCGCGGACGGCGCGCCGCACTGGCGGGCGGTGCGCCATGCCATCCTCGAAGCCTTGCGCAGCGCCGCGCCGCAGGCGCTGCCGGCCTGA
- a CDS encoding glutamate-cysteine ligase family protein, whose amino-acid sequence MTTDDDPPLLHVFSGYGIELEYMIVDRDSLSVRPIADRLLRDADDAVVGEVRRGLLGWSNELALHLIEVKNLRPIIMLSMLQDAFQSEVREINERLAPHGACLMPTAMHPWMNPATDTALWPHQNEEIYRAYESAFDTRSHGWLNLQSMHINLPFADDREFARLHAAVRLVLPILPALAASSPIADGRATGFADYRMRVYCDNARNIPSIAGLVVPETITSRRAYEQRVLEPMYRDIARHDPRGVLRHEWLNSRGAIARFDRSAIEIRVVDTQECTRADLAVAAAAVSAVRLLYRAPDAALLAQQEIPTNALAAILQDCLRDAEQAVIDHAGYLALMGVPEKRCTAGELWAHLVGQIALDDPVHESLWHAPLQVMLQQGPLARRILRAVGPECSRAKMTAVYRELCACLQEGRMFVENG is encoded by the coding sequence ATGACGACGGACGACGATCCTCCGCTGCTGCACGTCTTTTCCGGCTACGGCATCGAACTGGAATACATGATCGTCGACCGCGACAGCCTGTCGGTGCGGCCGATCGCCGACCGCCTGCTGCGCGACGCCGACGATGCCGTTGTCGGCGAGGTGCGGCGCGGCCTGCTGGGATGGTCGAACGAACTGGCGCTGCACCTGATCGAGGTGAAGAACCTGCGCCCGATCATCATGCTGTCCATGCTGCAGGACGCCTTCCAGAGCGAGGTACGGGAAATCAACGAGCGGCTGGCACCGCACGGCGCCTGCCTGATGCCCACCGCCATGCATCCGTGGATGAACCCGGCGACCGACACGGCGCTGTGGCCGCACCAGAACGAGGAAATCTACCGCGCCTATGAGAGCGCTTTCGATACAAGGAGCCACGGCTGGCTGAACCTGCAGAGCATGCACATCAACCTGCCGTTCGCCGACGACCGGGAATTCGCGCGGCTGCACGCGGCGGTGCGGCTGGTGCTGCCGATCCTGCCTGCGCTGGCGGCCAGTTCCCCGATCGCCGACGGCCGCGCGACCGGCTTCGCCGATTACCGCATGCGCGTGTACTGCGACAACGCCAGGAATATCCCGTCGATCGCCGGGCTGGTGGTGCCGGAAACCATCACCAGCCGCCGCGCCTACGAGCAGCGCGTGCTGGAACCGATGTACCGCGACATCGCGCGCCACGACCCGCGCGGCGTGCTGCGGCACGAATGGCTCAACTCGCGCGGTGCCATCGCGCGCTTCGACCGCAGCGCCATCGAGATCCGCGTGGTCGATACCCAGGAATGCACGCGCGCCGACCTGGCCGTCGCCGCCGCCGCCGTGTCGGCTGTGCGCCTGCTGTACCGCGCGCCCGACGCCGCCCTGCTGGCGCAGCAGGAAATCCCGACCAATGCGCTGGCCGCCATCCTGCAGGATTGCCTGCGCGACGCGGAGCAGGCCGTGATCGACCATGCCGGCTATCTGGCCCTGATGGGCGTGCCGGAAAAGCGCTGCACGGCCGGCGAGCTGTGGGCGCACCTGGTGGGACAGATCGCGCTCGACGACCCGGTGCACGAGAGCCTGTGGCATGCGCCGCTGCAAGTCATGCTGCAGCAGGGGCCGCTGGCGCGGCGCATCCTGCGCGCCGTCGGGCCGGAATGTTCCAGGGCAAAGATGACGGCGGTGTACCGCGAACTGTGCGCCTGCCTGCAGGAGGGACGGATGTTCGTGGAAAACGGGTAA